In one window of Azospirillaceae bacterium DNA:
- the serA gene encoding phosphoglycerate dehydrogenase, giving the protein MPKVLISDSLSPRAVEIFRERGVEVDVKTGLKPDELKAIIGGYDGLAVRSATKVTKDILAAATSLRVIGRAGIGVDNIDVPAATAAGVVVMNTPFGNSVTTAEHAIAMMFALAREIPAANTSTHAGKWEKNRFMGVELTGKVLGIVGCGNIGAIVADRAIGLKMRVHAYDPFLSDERAKDIGVRKVDLDELFATADFITLHTPLTDQTRGIIDAKAFAKMKRGVRIINCARGGLIVEADLKAALESGHVAGAALDVFAEEPAKGNPLFGMEQVVCTPHLGASTTEAQENVALQVAEQMADYLMTGAVTNALNMPSVSAEDAPKLRPYMKLAEQLGSFAGQITESGLRSVTVEYSGAVAELNTRPLTQLVLKGLLQPLLNSVNMVNAPVIARERDIELKETKRTGDIDYQTLITVTVRTENRLRTVAGTLFGGEKPRIVQIDEVGMEAELAPHMLFVRNEDKPGFIGRLGSTLGDAGVNIATFHLGRSAPGADAVALVAIDQALGEDLRARVAALPGVVRVRTLRF; this is encoded by the coding sequence ATGCCCAAGGTCCTGATTTCCGACAGTCTTTCCCCCCGTGCGGTGGAGATCTTCCGCGAACGCGGGGTCGAGGTCGATGTGAAGACCGGCCTCAAGCCGGACGAGCTGAAGGCCATCATCGGCGGCTACGACGGCTTGGCCGTCCGTTCGGCCACCAAGGTCACCAAGGACATCCTGGCCGCGGCGACATCGCTGCGCGTCATCGGCCGTGCCGGCATCGGCGTGGACAACATCGACGTGCCGGCCGCCACCGCGGCGGGCGTGGTCGTCATGAACACGCCCTTCGGCAATTCGGTCACCACGGCCGAGCACGCCATCGCCATGATGTTCGCACTCGCCCGCGAGATCCCGGCCGCCAACACCTCCACCCACGCCGGCAAGTGGGAGAAGAACCGCTTCATGGGCGTGGAGCTGACCGGCAAGGTCCTGGGCATCGTCGGCTGCGGCAACATCGGCGCGATCGTCGCCGACCGGGCGATCGGCCTGAAGATGCGCGTCCATGCCTACGACCCGTTCCTGTCCGACGAGCGGGCCAAGGACATCGGCGTGCGGAAGGTCGATCTGGACGAGCTGTTCGCGACGGCCGACTTCATCACGCTGCACACGCCGCTGACCGACCAGACCCGCGGCATCATCGACGCCAAGGCGTTCGCGAAGATGAAGCGGGGCGTGCGCATCATCAACTGCGCCCGCGGCGGCCTGATCGTCGAAGCCGACCTCAAGGCGGCGCTGGAGTCCGGTCACGTGGCCGGCGCGGCACTGGACGTCTTCGCCGAGGAGCCGGCAAAGGGGAATCCGCTGTTCGGCATGGAGCAGGTGGTCTGCACGCCGCACCTGGGCGCCAGCACGACCGAGGCGCAGGAGAACGTGGCGCTCCAGGTGGCCGAGCAGATGGCCGACTATCTGATGACCGGCGCCGTCACCAACGCGTTGAACATGCCGTCGGTCTCGGCCGAGGATGCGCCCAAGCTCAGGCCGTACATGAAGCTGGCCGAGCAGTTGGGCAGCTTTGCCGGCCAGATCACCGAAAGCGGGCTGCGGTCGGTCACCGTTGAATATTCGGGCGCCGTTGCGGAATTGAACACCCGGCCGTTGACGCAGTTGGTCCTGAAAGGGCTGCTGCAGCCGCTTCTGAACAGCGTGAACATGGTCAACGCGCCGGTGATCGCGCGCGAACGCGACATCGAACTGAAGGAAACCAAGCGTACCGGCGACATCGACTACCAAACGCTGATCACCGTGACGGTCCGGACCGAAAACCGTCTGCGCACCGTCGCCGGCACCCTCTTCGGCGGCGAGAAGCCCCGCATCGTCCAGATCGACGAGGTGGGTATGGAGGCGGAATTGGCGCCCCACATGCTTTTCGTGCGCAACGAGGACAAGCCCGGCTTCATCGGCCGCCTGGGCAGCACCCTGGGCGACGCCGGCGTGAACATCGCCACCTTCCACCTGGGCCGCTCGGCACCGGGGGCGGACGCCGTGGCGCTGGTGGCCATCGACCAGGCGCTGGGCGAGGATCTGCGGGCGAGGGTCGCGGCCCTGCCCGGTGTCGTCCGGGTGCGGACGCTCCGTTTCTAG
- a CDS encoding phosphoserine transaminase: MKPSIRPKVPLFSSGPCAKRPGWTLDALQGALVGRSHRSKPGKSKLADVIERSKRVLGMPADWRLGIVPASDTGAVEMAIWSLLGPRGIDMLAWESFGKDWVTDVVKQLKLSDVREIKAPYGRLPDLSQVDFDRDVVFTWNGTTSGVRVPDGDWIKVDRKGLVICDATSAAFAMELPWDKLDVVTWSWQKVLGGEAAHGMLALSPRAVERLESHNPAWPMPKIFRLTKDGKINEGIFKGETINTPSMIAVEDAIDGLAWAERIGGLPALVERSETNLEVVEAWVEQSGWAGFLAEDPATRSCTSICLRIVDPWFTALGADTQAAVAKQIAELLEKEGVAFDAAAYRDAPPGLRLWGGATVEPSDMTALVPWLDWAYATVKASAPAA, encoded by the coding sequence ATGAAGCCGAGCATTCGGCCAAAGGTCCCGCTGTTTTCGTCGGGACCCTGTGCAAAGCGTCCTGGTTGGACGCTCGACGCCCTTCAAGGGGCTCTCGTTGGGCGGTCCCACCGCTCGAAACCCGGAAAATCCAAGCTGGCCGATGTGATCGAGCGCTCCAAGCGTGTGCTCGGCATGCCCGCCGATTGGCGGCTGGGCATCGTTCCCGCATCCGACACCGGGGCGGTCGAGATGGCCATATGGTCCCTGCTGGGGCCCCGCGGCATCGACATGCTGGCGTGGGAGAGTTTCGGCAAGGATTGGGTCACCGACGTCGTGAAGCAGCTGAAGCTGTCCGACGTGCGCGAAATCAAGGCGCCTTACGGTCGTCTGCCCGACCTGTCCCAGGTTGATTTCGACCGGGATGTTGTCTTCACCTGGAATGGCACGACCTCGGGCGTGCGGGTGCCGGACGGCGACTGGATCAAGGTCGACCGCAAGGGGCTGGTGATCTGCGACGCGACGTCCGCGGCGTTCGCGATGGAATTGCCCTGGGACAAGCTGGATGTGGTCACCTGGTCCTGGCAGAAGGTGCTGGGCGGCGAGGCGGCACACGGGATGCTTGCCCTGTCGCCCCGTGCGGTCGAGCGGCTGGAAAGCCACAACCCGGCTTGGCCGATGCCCAAGATTTTCCGCCTGACGAAGGACGGAAAAATCAACGAAGGCATCTTCAAGGGCGAAACCATCAACACCCCGTCCATGATCGCGGTCGAGGACGCCATCGACGGCTTGGCCTGGGCCGAGCGGATCGGAGGCCTGCCGGCGCTGGTCGAGCGGTCGGAAACCAACCTCGAAGTCGTCGAGGCCTGGGTCGAGCAGAGCGGCTGGGCCGGTTTCCTGGCCGAGGATCCGGCCACGCGCTCCTGCACCTCCATCTGCCTGAGGATCGTGGACCCCTGGTTCACGGCGCTGGGGGCGGACACGCAAGCCGCCGTGGCCAAGCAGATCGCCGAGCTGCTGGAAAAGGAAGGGGTGGCGTTCGACGCCGCCGCCTACCGGGATGCGCCGCCCGGCCTGCGCCTGTGGGGCGGGGCAACGGTGGAGCCGTCGGACATGACGGCCCTCGTCCCGTGGCTCGATTGGGCCTACGCCACCGTCAAGGCGTCCGCACCCGCCGCCTGA
- a CDS encoding GNAT family N-acetyltransferase: MSSAPENAHRTWVRDGFRISTDPALLDMDAVHGFLTRSYWSPGITLDRVRAAAANSRCYGLYAPEGYQAGYARVVTDYVAHAYVCDVFVREPWRGRGLSKWLVGTICGDPDLQAIRRWVLFTRDAQNLYSRFGFGPIDDPNRLMIRSGGAA, encoded by the coding sequence ATGTCCTCAGCGCCTGAGAACGCCCACCGCACATGGGTCCGGGACGGGTTCCGGATCAGCACCGATCCGGCGCTACTGGATATGGACGCCGTCCACGGATTCCTGACGCGCAGCTACTGGTCGCCGGGAATCACGCTCGACCGCGTCCGGGCCGCAGCCGCGAACAGCCGTTGCTATGGCTTGTATGCCCCGGAAGGGTATCAGGCCGGTTATGCCCGGGTCGTCACCGATTATGTCGCGCACGCCTATGTCTGTGATGTGTTCGTGCGGGAGCCGTGGCGGGGCCGGGGACTTTCCAAATGGCTGGTCGGCACCATTTGCGGCGACCCGGACCTGCAGGCGATCCGCCGTTGGGTCCTGTTCACCCGTGATGCCCAGAACCTGTACAGCCGGTTCGGGTTCGGCCCGATCGACGATCCCAATCGCCTGATGATCCGCAGCGGCGGGGCGGCCTAG
- a CDS encoding VOC family protein, which translates to MRHCKGRLIDHVHLRVRDVAASRRLYGAILDVLGIPLTGEGGDWFEADELYVSAGESPTARLHLAFQAPDRETVHRFHAAALAAGGRDNGGPGERHYHPGYYAAFVLDPDGNNIEAVHHGRRE; encoded by the coding sequence ATGCGGCATTGCAAGGGGCGGCTGATCGACCATGTCCACCTGCGCGTCCGCGACGTTGCGGCCAGCCGGCGGCTCTATGGCGCGATCCTCGATGTTCTGGGAATCCCCCTCACGGGCGAAGGCGGTGACTGGTTCGAGGCCGACGAGCTGTATGTGAGTGCCGGCGAATCGCCGACGGCGCGGCTTCATCTGGCGTTTCAAGCGCCCGATCGTGAAACCGTGCACCGCTTCCATGCCGCGGCATTGGCTGCCGGCGGGCGCGACAATGGCGGTCCGGGCGAACGCCATTACCACCCCGGCTACTACGCCGCCTTTGTATTGGACCCCGACGGCAACAACATTGAGGCCGTTCACCATGGTCGCAGGGAGTAG
- the glmM gene encoding phosphoglucosamine mutase: MSRTLFGTDGIRGTANIEPMTAETALKVAMAAALEFRRGDHRHLVVIGKDTRLSGYMLEPALTAGFISMGMDVVLVGPMPTPAIAFLTRSMRADMGVMISASHNPFHDNGIKLFGPDGYKLSDEVEMAIERRIGGPLSGELAPAKELGRARRLDDAIGRYIEQVKATFPRGLRLDGLKIVVDCANGAAYKVAPTVLWELGAEVIPAAVQPDGFNINKDCGATHPQRIQRMVVETGAHIGLALDGDADRLIVCDEMGHMIDGDQIMALIGHRWAQSGQLKGGGVVATVMSNLGLERFLNGHKVALVRTPVGDRYVVERMRAEGYNVGGEQSGHIVLGDYATTGDGLVAALQVLACVQESGRPVSEVAKLFDPAPQVLRNVRYSGAPPLEAASVVAAIEDGKARLEGTGRVLIRKSGTEPLIRVMAEGDDEALVKSVVADIVAAIEAAAGLVKAAE; the protein is encoded by the coding sequence ATGTCTCGCACCCTGTTCGGCACCGACGGCATTCGCGGCACTGCGAACATCGAGCCGATGACCGCCGAGACGGCGCTGAAGGTCGCCATGGCCGCCGCTCTGGAGTTCCGCCGGGGGGATCACCGCCATCTGGTGGTCATCGGCAAGGACACGCGCCTGTCCGGCTACATGCTGGAGCCGGCGTTGACGGCGGGCTTCATCTCCATGGGCATGGACGTGGTGCTGGTCGGGCCGATGCCCACGCCGGCCATTGCATTCCTGACGCGCTCCATGCGGGCGGACATGGGTGTGATGATCTCCGCCTCGCACAACCCGTTCCACGACAACGGTATCAAGCTGTTCGGCCCCGACGGCTACAAGCTGTCCGACGAGGTCGAAATGGCGATCGAGCGGCGCATCGGCGGTCCGCTGTCGGGCGAACTGGCGCCGGCGAAGGAATTGGGCCGTGCCCGCCGTCTGGATGATGCCATCGGCCGCTATATCGAGCAGGTGAAGGCCACCTTCCCCCGCGGCCTGCGCCTGGACGGTCTTAAGATCGTGGTCGATTGCGCCAACGGCGCCGCCTACAAGGTGGCCCCGACCGTCCTTTGGGAGCTGGGGGCCGAGGTGATCCCGGCCGCCGTGCAGCCCGACGGTTTCAACATCAACAAGGACTGCGGTGCCACCCATCCGCAACGGATCCAGCGGATGGTGGTCGAGACCGGGGCGCATATCGGCTTGGCGCTGGACGGCGATGCCGACCGCCTGATCGTGTGCGACGAGATGGGCCACATGATCGACGGCGACCAGATCATGGCGCTGATCGGCCACCGCTGGGCCCAGTCCGGCCAATTGAAGGGCGGCGGCGTCGTGGCCACCGTCATGTCCAACCTGGGGCTCGAACGGTTCCTGAACGGCCACAAGGTGGCGCTGGTGCGCACGCCCGTGGGTGACCGCTACGTGGTCGAGCGGATGCGGGCGGAGGGCTACAACGTCGGCGGCGAGCAGTCCGGGCACATCGTCCTTGGCGACTATGCCACCACGGGCGACGGGCTGGTCGCGGCGTTGCAGGTGCTGGCCTGCGTGCAGGAGAGTGGCCGGCCGGTGAGCGAGGTTGCCAAGCTGTTCGATCCGGCCCCGCAGGTGTTGCGCAACGTGCGCTACAGCGGCGCGCCGCCGTTGGAGGCCGCGTCCGTGGTCGCCGCGATCGAGGACGGCAAGGCCCGGCTGGAGGGCACGGGGCGCGTGCTGATCCGCAAGTCCGGCACCGAGCCGCTGATCCGCGTAATGGCCGAAGGCGACGACGAGGCCCTGGTCAAGTCCGTGGTTGCCGACATCGTCGCCGCCATCGAGGCCGCGGCTGGCCTGGTCAAAGCCGCGGAGTAG
- the folP gene encoding dihydropteroate synthase → MMWSRGRSAHVDSRFGGRLYPAMPLSTFAPDARDGRLYVEPTGFLNPGSPGGLALAGGAVRFTLLDLMVRTGPGRISRATATPAQAEAWAAARGVAPALHDRLHALTSPRPPWAGLDLGRPRLMGIVNVTPDSFSDGGDFAHAQTAIAHGRAMAAAGADILDVGGESTRPGAAPVDADAEWRRIGPVIEALARDGHAVSVDTRHAATMRRALAAGARIVNDVTALAGDPESLAVVARAGVPVCVMHMLGEPRTMQDDPRYDDVALDVYDFLESRLVACRAAGIAAQSVAVDPGIGFGKTVQHNLDLLCRAALFHGLGAPVLYGVSRKSFLGRLSRGEPAKERLPGSLAAAMVLLDRGVPVLRVHDAAETAQLRALWCALRASPASQG, encoded by the coding sequence ATGATGTGGTCGAGGGGCCGTTCCGCCCATGTTGACAGCCGCTTCGGGGGGCGCCTCTATCCCGCCATGCCGCTTTCCACCTTCGCCCCCGACGCCCGCGACGGCCGCCTCTACGTCGAACCCACCGGCTTTCTCAATCCCGGTTCGCCGGGCGGGTTGGCGCTGGCAGGCGGGGCCGTCCGCTTCACCCTGCTGGATCTGATGGTCCGCACCGGACCGGGGCGGATCTCGCGTGCCACGGCGACGCCCGCGCAGGCCGAGGCATGGGCCGCGGCGCGCGGGGTGGCGCCGGCCCTGCACGACCGTCTGCACGCCCTGACATCCCCCCGGCCCCCCTGGGCCGGGCTGGATCTCGGCCGTCCACGCCTGATGGGGATCGTCAATGTCACGCCGGACAGCTTCTCCGACGGCGGGGACTTCGCGCACGCGCAGACCGCCATTGCGCACGGCCGCGCCATGGCCGCGGCCGGGGCGGACATCCTGGACGTGGGCGGCGAGTCGACCCGGCCGGGGGCGGCACCCGTGGACGCCGACGCCGAGTGGCGGCGGATCGGTCCGGTGATCGAGGCATTGGCGCGCGACGGGCACGCCGTCTCGGTCGACACGCGCCATGCCGCCACCATGCGCCGGGCGCTGGCGGCCGGGGCGCGGATCGTCAACGACGTGACGGCGCTTGCAGGCGATCCCGAAAGCTTGGCGGTGGTGGCCCGGGCAGGGGTCCCGGTCTGCGTCATGCACATGCTGGGCGAACCCCGCACCATGCAGGACGACCCGCGCTACGACGACGTCGCGCTGGATGTCTATGATTTCCTCGAGTCCCGTTTGGTGGCCTGCCGGGCCGCGGGGATTGCTGCCCAATCGGTCGCGGTCGATCCCGGAATCGGTTTTGGCAAGACCGTCCAGCACAACCTGGATCTTCTGTGCCGGGCCGCCCTGTTCCACGGGCTGGGCGCGCCCGTCCTCTACGGCGTCTCCCGGAAATCCTTCCTCGGCCGGCTGAGCCGGGGCGAGCCCGCGAAGGAGCGGCTTCCCGGCTCGCTGGCCGCGGCCATGGTCCTTTTGGATCGCGGCGTGCCGGTCCTGCGCGTCCACGACGCTGCGGAGACGGCGCAGCTTCGCGCTTTGTGGTGCGCCCTCCGGGCATCGCCTGCCTCCCAAGGTTGA
- the ftsH gene encoding ATP-dependent zinc metalloprotease FtsH produces MNNFGKNLALWIIIGLLLVALFNLFQSSSTRGPSGNVPFSDFLAEVDRGQVAEVTIKGNQITGRRTDGQPFATYVPADANVVDRLANKSVRITAMPDDSNVPSLFSVLLSWFPMLLLIGVWIFFMRQMQSGGGKAMGFGKSRARLLTEKVGRVTFDDVAGIDEAKQELTEIVEFLKDPQKFQRLGGKIPKGVLLVGPPGTGKTLTARAVAGEANVPFFTISGSDFVEMFVGVGASRVRDMFEQGKKHAPCIIFIDEIDAVGRHRGAGLGGGNDEREQTLNQLLVEMDGFEANEGVILIAATNRPDVLDPALLRPGRFDRQVVVPNPDVIGREKILKVHMRKVPLAPDVDPRIIARGTPGFSGADLANLVNEAALLAARLGKRVVGMAEFEAAKDKVMMGAERRSMVMTEEEKRLTAYHEAGHAIVAIHSPDSDPVHKATIIPRGRALGMVMRLPEGDRISLSKAKLLADLAVAMGGRIAEELIFGKDRITTGASSDIKMATDISRRMVTEWGMSEKLGPLLYGDNSQEVFLGHAVTQHKNLSDHTAQLVDEEIRRIVDGAYEQARQILEDHMDQLHTLAKGLLEYETLSGEEIMALLRGEPIVRDEKREAPTPPPARPSTGRRGTVPTSGGKEPGGMAPEPQPG; encoded by the coding sequence GTGAACAATTTCGGCAAGAACCTCGCGCTCTGGATCATCATCGGGCTGCTGCTGGTGGCCCTGTTCAACCTGTTCCAAAGCTCGTCGACCCGTGGCCCGTCCGGGAATGTTCCGTTCAGCGACTTCCTGGCCGAGGTGGACCGCGGTCAGGTCGCCGAAGTGACGATCAAGGGCAATCAGATCACCGGCCGGCGCACTGACGGGCAGCCCTTTGCCACCTACGTGCCGGCCGATGCCAATGTGGTCGACCGGCTTGCGAACAAGAGCGTCCGTATCACGGCGATGCCGGACGACAGCAACGTGCCGTCGCTGTTCTCGGTGCTGCTGTCCTGGTTCCCGATGCTGCTTCTGATCGGCGTCTGGATCTTCTTCATGCGCCAGATGCAGTCGGGCGGCGGCAAGGCCATGGGCTTCGGCAAGAGCCGGGCGCGCCTTTTGACCGAAAAGGTGGGCCGCGTCACCTTCGACGACGTGGCCGGCATCGACGAGGCCAAGCAGGAACTGACCGAGATCGTCGAGTTCCTGAAGGACCCGCAGAAGTTCCAGCGCCTGGGCGGCAAGATCCCCAAGGGCGTGCTGCTGGTGGGTCCGCCGGGTACCGGTAAGACCCTGACCGCGCGCGCCGTGGCGGGCGAGGCCAACGTGCCGTTCTTCACCATCTCCGGCTCGGACTTCGTGGAGATGTTCGTGGGCGTCGGCGCCAGCCGCGTGCGCGACATGTTCGAGCAGGGCAAGAAGCACGCCCCCTGCATCATCTTCATCGACGAGATCGACGCCGTCGGCCGGCACCGCGGGGCGGGCCTGGGCGGCGGCAACGACGAACGCGAGCAGACCCTGAACCAGCTCCTGGTGGAGATGGACGGGTTCGAGGCGAACGAGGGCGTCATCCTCATCGCCGCCACCAACCGGCCGGACGTTCTGGACCCCGCGCTGCTGCGTCCGGGCCGTTTCGACCGCCAGGTGGTCGTGCCGAACCCGGACGTGATCGGCCGCGAGAAGATCCTCAAGGTCCATATGCGCAAGGTGCCGCTGGCCCCGGATGTGGATCCGCGCATCATCGCCCGCGGCACGCCCGGATTTTCGGGTGCGGATCTCGCCAACCTGGTGAACGAGGCGGCGCTGCTGGCCGCCCGGCTGGGCAAGCGTGTGGTCGGCATGGCCGAATTCGAGGCGGCCAAGGACAAGGTCATGATGGGTGCGGAGCGCCGCTCCATGGTCATGACCGAAGAGGAAAAGCGCCTGACCGCCTACCACGAGGCCGGCCATGCCATCGTCGCCATCCACAGCCCGGACAGCGACCCCGTGCACAAGGCCACCATCATCCCGCGCGGCCGTGCGCTGGGCATGGTGATGCGTCTGCCCGAAGGCGACCGGATCTCGCTGTCCAAGGCGAAGCTGCTGGCCGACCTTGCGGTGGCCATGGGCGGCCGCATCGCCGAGGAGCTGATCTTCGGCAAGGACCGCATCACCACCGGTGCCTCGTCGGATATCAAGATGGCCACCGACATCTCGCGCCGGATGGTCACCGAGTGGGGCATGAGCGAAAAGCTCGGGCCGCTGCTATACGGCGACAACAGCCAGGAAGTGTTCCTCGGCCACGCGGTGACGCAGCACAAGAACCTCTCCGACCACACGGCCCAGCTTGTGGACGAGGAGATCCGCAGGATCGTCGACGGCGCCTACGAGCAGGCGCGCCAGATCCTGGAGGACCACATGGACCAGCTCCACACCCTGGCCAAGGGCCTGTTGGAGTACGAGACGCTGAGTGGCGAGGAGATCATGGCCCTCCTGCGCGGCGAACCCATTGTCCGTGACGAGAAGCGCGAAGCCCCGACGCCGCCGCCCGCACGGCCCAGCACCGGCCGGCGCGGAACGGTCCCGACCAGTGGCGGCAAGGAGCCGGGCGGAATGGCGCCCGAGCCCCAGCCGGGCTGA
- the tilS gene encoding tRNA lysidine(34) synthetase TilS yields MAGGDGTGGPDLGELDRETFAELMAPLGPFEPSPLIAVGVSGGPDSLALCLLFRDWAVQRGGRVVALTVDHGLRAEAAAEALTVGRLLADRGIEHEILRIEAAAPATGIQAWARAERRRLLLARCADRGILHLALGHRLEDQAETLLLRLSRGSGPDGLAGMAAIREEGPARILRPLLGIARARIEATCRTFGLPWVEDPSNTVARFARGRLRAVAPLLAAEGMDAERLFDAARRAGRARAALDAAMAALLGRAARIYPEGYVLLDPRQLAGAPDELALRALRQVLAVVGASSRPVRDGALERLWTHLAAEARMPVARPPARTLAGCRIGFWRGSILVTREPAATGRVPIRPGEAVHWDRRFRVALPAPAGEGGWTVASLGRVGQGPDGQRFSAFSASLPSGARASLPAVWDRAGLLAVPAIGYARTPDAAGVTATFLPGISLSSAVFLPARTVV; encoded by the coding sequence GTGGCGGGCGGCGACGGCACCGGCGGTCCCGACCTTGGGGAGCTGGATCGGGAGACGTTCGCCGAGCTGATGGCCCCGCTGGGGCCCTTCGAACCCTCGCCCTTGATCGCGGTTGGCGTTTCGGGCGGGCCGGACAGCCTCGCACTTTGCCTTCTTTTCCGGGATTGGGCCGTGCAGCGCGGCGGTCGCGTTGTGGCCCTGACTGTTGATCATGGACTGCGCGCGGAGGCGGCGGCCGAGGCGCTGACCGTCGGACGCCTTCTGGCCGACCGTGGCATTGAGCACGAGATCCTGCGGATCGAAGCCGCGGCGCCGGCCACCGGCATCCAGGCCTGGGCGCGGGCGGAGCGACGGCGCCTGCTGCTGGCCCGCTGCGCCGACCGCGGAATCCTGCACCTGGCCCTGGGCCACCGCCTTGAGGACCAAGCCGAAACCCTGCTTCTACGGTTGAGCCGCGGCAGCGGGCCGGACGGTTTGGCAGGGATGGCCGCCATCCGGGAGGAGGGGCCGGCGCGCATCCTGCGGCCCCTGCTGGGGATTGCCCGTGCGCGGATCGAGGCGACCTGCCGGACATTCGGGCTGCCGTGGGTGGAGGACCCGTCCAACACGGTTGCCCGGTTCGCACGAGGGCGTCTGCGCGCCGTGGCGCCGCTACTGGCGGCCGAAGGCATGGACGCCGAACGTCTGTTCGACGCGGCGCGCCGGGCCGGACGGGCGCGGGCTGCGCTGGACGCGGCGATGGCGGCGTTGCTGGGCCGCGCCGCCCGGATCTATCCGGAGGGCTACGTTCTGCTCGATCCGCGGCAGCTTGCGGGTGCCCCGGACGAACTTGCGCTGCGTGCGTTGCGGCAGGTTCTGGCGGTGGTGGGGGCTTCGAGTCGTCCTGTGCGCGACGGGGCGCTGGAGCGCCTGTGGACTCACCTGGCGGCCGAGGCGCGCATGCCGGTTGCGCGTCCGCCTGCCCGCACCCTTGCCGGCTGCCGCATCGGCTTTTGGCGCGGAAGCATTTTGGTGACACGGGAACCCGCGGCCACCGGGCGGGTACCGATCCGGCCGGGGGAGGCGGTGCATTGGGACCGCCGGTTCCGGGTCGCTTTGCCCGCACCGGCAGGCGAGGGGGGATGGACGGTCGCCAGCCTTGGCCGGGTGGGGCAGGGCCCTGATGGGCAAAGGTTTTCGGCTTTCTCGGCATCCCTTCCCTCGGGTGCGCGCGCATCTCTTCCGGCGGTGTGGGATCGTGCGGGGCTTCTGGCCGTTCCAGCTATAGGCTACGCCCGTACACCGGATGCCGCAGGGGTGACCGCGACATTCCTTCCGGGGATTTCGCTCTCTTCCGCGGTGTTCCTCCCCGCAAGGACCGTTGTTTGA
- the ybgF gene encoding tol-pal system protein YbgF, which produces MRFPRMPARARLAATAVLGLAVLAGSAQLGPAAAQSGDLRELLNRLNRLETEVQTLQRQSARGGSASGGAASGGAVVSSAPAGSAAAYEVRITQLEDVIRTMTGRVEENEFAARQLRERLDRLSSDIEFRLSQIEEKVSAQATRPAASATPAPQAQSAPMPAPSAPAQSPPAQASRPPQSAPAQAAPAAGTPEEMYNAAYRNIEQRQLAQAQQGFEQFLQRHKTHKLAENARYWLAETHYARGQFDQAAVAFAEAYQAAPRGEKAADNLLKLGLSLSQLRRRDDACNTFNALQQQFPNLPTTQRQRVQQERSKLNCVG; this is translated from the coding sequence ATGCGTTTCCCCCGGATGCCCGCGCGCGCCCGTTTGGCGGCGACGGCCGTTCTCGGCCTTGCGGTTCTGGCCGGATCCGCCCAGTTGGGGCCGGCTGCCGCGCAGTCGGGCGACCTGAGGGAACTGTTGAACCGCCTTAACAGGCTGGAGACCGAGGTTCAGACGCTGCAGCGCCAATCCGCGCGCGGCGGCTCGGCCAGTGGTGGGGCGGCCAGCGGCGGGGCGGTGGTGTCCAGCGCGCCGGCCGGGTCGGCGGCGGCCTACGAGGTGCGCATCACGCAATTGGAAGACGTCATCCGGACGATGACCGGCCGGGTCGAAGAGAACGAATTCGCCGCCCGCCAGTTGCGCGAGCGGCTCGACCGCCTGTCGTCGGACATCGAATTCCGCCTGTCCCAGATCGAAGAAAAGGTTTCGGCGCAGGCCACCCGCCCCGCGGCCTCGGCTACGCCGGCCCCGCAGGCGCAATCGGCGCCGATGCCGGCGCCGTCGGCTCCGGCACAGTCCCCGCCCGCCCAGGCCAGTCGCCCGCCGCAATCGGCGCCCGCCCAGGCCGCGCCCGCCGCCGGAACGCCGGAAGAGATGTACAACGCCGCCTACAGGAACATCGAGCAGCGCCAGCTTGCCCAAGCGCAGCAGGGGTTCGAGCAGTTCCTGCAAAGGCACAAGACCCACAAGCTGGCCGAAAATGCCCGCTACTGGCTGGCGGAAACCCACTATGCCCGCGGCCAGTTCGACCAGGCGGCGGTGGCCTTCGCCGAGGCCTACCAGGCCGCGCCCCGCGGCGAAAAGGCGGCGGACAACCTGCTGAAACTGGGACTTTCGCTGTCCCAGCTCCGCCGTCGCGATGACGCGTGCAACACCTTCAACGCATTGCAGCAGCAGTTTCCGAACCTGCCGACCACCCAGCGCCAGCGCGTCCAGCAGGAACGCTCAAAGCTGAATTGCGTAGGGTGA